One region of Acomys russatus chromosome 8, mAcoRus1.1, whole genome shotgun sequence genomic DNA includes:
- the Yars2 gene encoding tyrosine--tRNA ligase, mitochondrial yields the protein MAAPTLGCLCRVPRSGLWPRGLRAGRPGARGILAAPRARGLFKEFFPESGTKTELPDLFDRRRAGCSPQTVYCGFDPTGDSLHVGHLLAVLGLFHFQRAGHHAIALVGGSTALLGDPSGRTKGREALGAECVGANALALRRGLETLAANHARHFADGRPWGSFTVLDNAAWFRKQQLVDFLATVGGHFRMGTLLSRLSVQARLRSPEGMSLAEFFYQVLQAYDFYHLFQRYGCRVQLGGSDQLGNIVSGYEFIHKLTGEDVFGITVPLITSTSGAKLGKSAGNAVWLNREKTSPFELYQFFVRQPDDSVERYLKLFTFLPLAEIDHLMQLHVKEPEKRGPQKRLAAEVTKLVHGQEGLDAAKRCTQALYHSSIEALEVMSDQELKELFKEASFSELVLDPGTSVIDTCRKANAIPDGPRGYRMITEGGVSINHRPVTNPESVLVIGQDILKNGLSLLKIGKRNFYIIKWLQL from the exons ATGGCGGCGCCCACGCTGGGATGCCTGTGCCGCGTCCCGCGGTCGGGGCTGTGGCCGCGGGGGCTGCGCGCGGGGCGCCCGGGCGCGCGGGGCATCCTGGCGGCACCCAGGGCGCGGGGCCTGTTCAAGGAGTTCTTCCCGGAGAGCGGCACGAAGACAGAGCTCCCCGATCTCTTCGACCGCCGCAGGGCGGGCTGCTCGCCGCAGACGGTGTACTGCGGCTTCGACCCCACGGGCGACTCGCTGCACGTGGGGCACCTGCTCGCCGTGTTGGGTCTGTTCCACTTCCAGCGAGCCGGGCACCACGCGATCGCGCTCGTGGGGGGCTCCACGGCCCTCCTGGGGGACCCCAGCGGCCGGACCAAGGGGCGCGAGGCGCTGGGCGCGGAGTGCGTGGGGGCCAACGCGCTCGCCCTGCGCCGCGGGCTCGAGACCCTGGCGGCCAACCACGCGCGCCACTTCGCGGACGGGCGGCCCTGGGGCTCCTTCACGGTGCTGGACAACGCGGCCTGGTTCCGGAAGCAGCAGCTGGTGGACTTCCTGGCCACGGTGGGCGGCCACTTCCGCATGGGCACTCTGCTGAGCCGCCTGAGCGTGCAGGCTCGCCTCAGGAGCCCCGAGGGCATGAGCCTGGCCGAGTTCTTTTACCAGGTGCTCCAGGCCTACGACTTCTACCACCTCTTCCAGCGCTATGGATGCCGGGTCCAGCTGGGCGGCTCAGATCAGCTGGGCAACATCGTGTCCGGATACGAGTTCATCCACAA GTTGACTGGAGAAGACGTGTTTGGAATCACTGTTCCTCTCATTACAAGTACAAGTGGAGCAAAGCTGGGAAAGTCTGCTGGCAACGCGGTTTGGCTAAACAGGGAGAAAACATCACCGTTTGAACTTTATCAGTTCTTTGTCAGACAGCCAGATGATTCTGTAGAAAG GTACCTGAAGCTCTTCACTTTCCTGCCACTTGCAGAGATAGACCACCTGATGCAGCTCCATGTCAAAGAGCCAGAGAAGCGGGGTCCTCAGAAACGGCTTGCTGCAGAAGTAACAAAGCTTGTTCATGGACAAGAAGGTCTGGATGCTGCCAAAAG GTGTACACAAGCCCTTTACCATAGCAGCATAGAGGCACTGGAGGTCATGTCTGACCAAGAGTTAAAAGAACTGTTTAAAGAAGCTTCATTTTCTGAATTAGTTCTTGACCCTGGAACGAGTGTCATAGATACATGCCGTAAAGCAAATGCCATTCCAGATGGTCCCCGAGG GTATCGGATGATAACAGAAGGTGGAGTCAGTATAAATCACAGACCGGTAACGAATCCTGAGAGTGTTTTAGTAATTGGACAAGATATTCTCAAGAATGGACTTTCCTTACTCAAAATAGGAAAACGGAATTTCTACATTATAAAATGGCTTCAGTTGTGA